From one Sparus aurata chromosome 16, fSpaAur1.1, whole genome shotgun sequence genomic stretch:
- the LOC115597415 gene encoding uncharacterized protein LOC115597415, which produces MIAEEVFPQIQVANPQAGGEDQPPILYVFRPWTLAEAANAVAGIPPPEDDPEEWIKCMRELIDSYRLNGQEAGEAMQSSLKIKWGRVKGNYTGRNGAGTVFAYPADGVLTGEYKEALDAIAARVKTAFACTANYSRIAAIKQKPDEDPEDFRAQLEPVFRANSGIEFSENKTDAYQQQFKHAIMHGLHPDVAGWVRKHFIEFDTADVPTTMQWVRHATKHLDSKNKKGKGGKGAITFFCDDEDCDAFLNDSPDCHTVETKGDDNLNRGACPRDVLAILTRTQQRQYTLLSPLMSSVICRPLLLIMKNSIGSNKALKQTVQDCIHRLTNLFSLETCTKLPPF; this is translated from the coding sequence ATGATAGCTGAAGAAGTGTTTCCCCAGATCCAAGTTGCCAATCCTCAGGCAGGGGGTGAGGATCAGCCTCCAATCCTGTACGTTTTTCGTCCTTGGACCCTCGCGGAGGCCGCAAATGCTGTAGCCGGCATTCCTCCACCGGAGGATGATCCAGAGGAATGGATAAAATGTATGAGAGAGCTGATAGACTCCTACCGCTTGAATGGACAGGAGGCAGGGGAAGCTATGCAATCttcattgaaaattaaatggggGAGAGTAAAGGGTAATTACACAGGGAGAAATGGTGCAGGAACAGTGTTTGCATATCCAGCCGATGGAGTGCTGACGGGAGAATACAAAGAGGCTCTCGATGCAATAGCAGCTAGAGTGAAGACTGCTTTTGCATGCACCGCGAACTACTCTCGCATAGCTgccataaaacagaaaccagacgAGGATCCTGAGGATTTCAGGGCTCAACTAGAACCCGTGTTTCGTGCTAATAGTGGTATAGAATTtagtgaaaataaaactgatgcatACCAACAACAATTCAAACATGCCATCATGCATGGCTTACACCCAGATGTTGCAGGCTGGGTCCgcaaacatttcattgaatttgaCACCGCGGACGTTCCTACCACTATGCAGTGGGTCCGCCATGCAACCAAACACTTAGACTccaagaataagaaagggaaaggaggaaaaggagcaatcacatttttctgtgatgacGAAGACTGTGATGCTTTCCTCAATGACAGCCCAGATTGTCACACAGTGGAAACGAAGGGGGATGATAACCTCAACAGGGGAGCCTGTCCTCGGGATGTTTTGGCAATTCTGACACGTACTCAGCAGAGGCAATACACCCTCTTATCACCCTTGATGTCCTCCGTGATATGCAGACCTCTGCtcctgataatgaaaaacagtattggGTCAAACAAGGCACTGAAACAGACAGTACAGGACTGTATACACAGGCTAACAAACCTATTCTCCCTAGAAACTTGTACAAAGCTGCCGCCATTTTGA